The following proteins are encoded in a genomic region of Spirosoma sp. SC4-14:
- a CDS encoding AraC family transcriptional regulator, translating into MTSTNSLPEHFSQNSQLPIRIVSPNFGHVSPETRENYAPTHRLSYYFLLFILEGSTPYGLDGETFDVGKYELLFALPHQIQQVAFAQHSKKYYKLGFDEECLSRLPRQYPFLLNPLNQQKISFSTLAANRLQAIFDILQGLLTASDTDPELILAHLNSLLTEINAAYFAGEQKPADDRLTKYIGFKIFVENNLTDHPAIKDIAQELALSTDSLYQLVKQYSGLSPKEYMTNRLILEARRRLCYGERSSVKELAFELGFSDPDYFSRLFKKVTGKTVAGFFQDLS; encoded by the coding sequence ATGACCAGTACCAATTCGTTACCAGAACATTTCAGCCAAAATAGCCAACTGCCTATTCGAATTGTGTCTCCCAATTTTGGCCATGTGTCTCCAGAGACTAGAGAAAACTATGCTCCCACCCACCGCTTATCGTACTACTTCTTGCTTTTTATACTGGAGGGCTCTACTCCGTATGGCCTTGATGGGGAAACATTCGACGTTGGAAAGTATGAATTACTTTTCGCCTTGCCGCATCAGATTCAACAGGTAGCCTTCGCCCAACACAGTAAAAAGTATTATAAATTGGGCTTTGATGAGGAATGCCTGTCCCGATTACCCAGGCAATACCCGTTCCTGCTGAATCCACTTAATCAGCAAAAAATAAGTTTTTCAACGCTTGCCGCCAATAGACTTCAAGCAATCTTTGACATACTTCAAGGTTTATTAACGGCTTCGGATACGGACCCAGAACTCATCTTAGCCCATCTCAATAGCCTGCTGACGGAGATTAATGCGGCTTATTTTGCCGGTGAGCAAAAGCCAGCCGATGACCGACTTACCAAATACATTGGCTTCAAAATATTTGTCGAAAACAACTTGACCGATCACCCGGCCATTAAGGATATTGCTCAGGAGCTTGCTCTCAGTACGGATAGTTTATATCAGCTTGTTAAACAGTATTCGGGACTTTCGCCCAAAGAATATATGACGAATCGTCTTATCCTGGAAGCCAGACGCCGGCTGTGCTATGGAGAGCGATCTTCTGTTAAGGAACTAGCTTTTGAACTCGGTTTCAGTGATCCTGATTACTTTTCCCGCTTGTTTAAAAAAGTAACGGGGAAAACAGTCGCCGGGTTTTTTCAGGATTTGTCCTGA
- a CDS encoding NAD(P)-dependent oxidoreductase: MNRQVGKILITGVTGLVGERLLRRLVEAGMDCRALVRTGKRIPASVTAVEGDLFDFTSLAEAVTDVSAIIHLAAVFRTQDTDLIWKSNLEGTRNLINIVKTHAPDARFILASTTNVYNADNPHPGREDDDVAPQQAYPASKVAAEKELRESGLNWVVLRFPFVYGDGDGHLEALPKYAIAGNWHPAMRMSTIHHRDIATAMHLALLGTMDGRIVNIADEAPTSIYELAQLVGEPLDSSCEPLMNPWYLLSDSTLARRLGFQPTVRTVYQAVQERIM, encoded by the coding sequence ATGAACAGACAAGTAGGTAAAATATTGATAACCGGTGTAACCGGTTTGGTTGGTGAGCGCTTGCTCCGGCGTCTTGTTGAGGCAGGCATGGACTGCCGTGCGCTGGTGCGAACCGGAAAGCGTATTCCGGCCAGTGTAACGGCGGTTGAAGGTGATCTATTCGATTTTACATCGCTCGCTGAGGCTGTAACGGATGTGTCGGCCATTATTCATCTGGCAGCCGTGTTTCGCACACAAGACACAGATCTGATTTGGAAGAGCAATCTGGAAGGGACGCGCAACCTGATCAACATAGTAAAAACGCATGCGCCTGACGCCCGATTCATTTTGGCGAGTACCACTAACGTCTACAACGCAGATAATCCGCATCCCGGCCGGGAAGATGACGACGTAGCTCCTCAACAAGCCTACCCCGCCAGCAAGGTGGCGGCTGAGAAGGAACTGCGGGAAAGTGGTCTGAACTGGGTAGTCTTGCGATTTCCTTTTGTCTACGGCGATGGGGATGGGCATCTGGAAGCGTTGCCGAAGTATGCGATAGCGGGCAATTGGCACCCTGCTATGCGGATGAGTACCATCCACCACCGCGACATCGCCACGGCGATGCATTTGGCCTTGTTGGGTACAATGGACGGGCGCATCGTCAATATCGCCGATGAAGCTCCCACGTCGATTTACGAATTAGCCCAGTTAGTTGGTGAGCCCTTAGATTCCTCCTGTGAGCCGCTCATGAATCCTTGGTATTTGCTTAGCGATAGTACGCTGGCTCGTCGGCTGGGCTTCCAGCCTACCGTCCGGACAGTCTATCAGGCTGTACAGGAGCGCATAATGTAA
- a CDS encoding CPBP family intramembrane glutamic endopeptidase has translation MASSLHPTSHQKPIYTLLRVLLFYSLSVAILLFTSRLTKSLPTTVANLLSIALASLLTFLLVVGFTRWEKLHLSDVGVIPGSQSAKRFVTGYLIGLSMAVMQAIIVLFFGRLHLVFNPHMAAVEISLSALLYLLVACREELAFRAYALRSLSNSITSAFALLIIIVIFIGEHILAGMNWMTAVIGSGLGGILFGIAALKTRGLALPLGLHSSWNFGQWMIGFKNKPGIWEAIVDKGYEAKTEAIGLAAFALVMVLAILAVSILYKVKKKSDSL, from the coding sequence ATGGCATCTTCACTACACCCTACTTCCCATCAGAAACCTATCTATACGCTACTGCGTGTTCTACTCTTTTACAGCCTTAGCGTTGCAATATTGCTCTTTACCTCCCGATTGACAAAGAGTCTGCCTACCACAGTTGCCAATCTGCTGTCGATTGCCCTGGCCTCTCTGCTGACCTTTCTGCTGGTGGTTGGATTTACTCGATGGGAAAAACTTCATTTATCCGATGTTGGCGTTATACCCGGCAGTCAGAGCGCTAAGCGATTCGTAACGGGTTATCTAATCGGTCTTTCTATGGCCGTAATGCAGGCCATAATCGTCCTTTTTTTTGGGCGTCTACATCTTGTTTTCAACCCGCACATGGCGGCAGTGGAGATTAGCTTATCAGCTTTGCTCTATTTATTAGTGGCCTGTCGGGAAGAACTGGCGTTTCGTGCCTACGCGTTGAGAAGTCTCAGTAACTCGATAACTTCGGCCTTTGCCTTGTTGATCATTATCGTGATCTTTATTGGTGAACACATACTGGCTGGAATGAACTGGATGACGGCAGTGATCGGTTCGGGACTAGGCGGAATTTTATTTGGCATTGCTGCACTTAAAACCCGTGGGTTAGCCTTGCCGTTAGGGCTTCATAGCAGTTGGAATTTTGGGCAATGGATGATAGGCTTCAAAAACAAACCTGGAATCTGGGAAGCAATCGTAGACAAAGGCTATGAAGCCAAAACGGAAGCTATTGGTTTAGCCGCTTTTGCACTAGTGATGGTTCTGGCTATTCTAGCCGTTTCAATTCTTTATAAAGTCAAAAAGAAATCGGATAGCCTATAA
- a CDS encoding serine hydrolase domain-containing protein — translation MRFIFSLLLISLCSSTYGQLPDSLTQKIDAVFAEYDKTNTPGCALAILKEGKIIYQRAYGMSNLEYNIAINSSSIFHTASLSKQFTAAALLKLSLDGKLSLTDDIRKYVPEVPAFGHTITLNHLLHHTSGIRDQLDLQWLAGWRDDDLITENDILTMLTRQKALNFIPGEEYAYCNTGYTLAAIAVKRITGISLRDYADSVFFKPLGMSHTHFHSNHSEIVPNRTSAYRRDRKGNWKISLPVFDYYGSTSLFTTVEDLAKWDENFYSKKIGGDALIKLMRRTGELNDGTPQDYASGLVISTYKGYRTEGHSGADAGYRCNMIRFPDQHFSVIVLANLANISVRSLTDKVVDIFLKDSLSQQPVFKTDSTVLRNWAGDYFDSRTHSILNVRAKEGKLLLGSTELLATTNAEFTIQSYEFKFSGDSIHTKLQVSLPGSKVQDYDKVKRINPSAAELQEYTGNFFSSELNTSYSLSIKDGYLVLKMPKNEIIELAPFIKDVFADGIVARFSRNKKKVITGFYLTTDPVRNLYFEKTEAR, via the coding sequence ATGCGATTCATTTTTAGCCTCTTATTGATTAGTCTCTGCTCATCAACCTATGGACAACTACCCGATTCATTAACCCAAAAGATAGATGCAGTTTTTGCAGAATATGATAAAACCAATACCCCCGGCTGTGCCTTAGCTATCCTCAAAGAGGGTAAAATTATCTACCAAAGAGCCTACGGCATGTCAAATTTAGAATACAACATCGCCATCAACTCCTCCTCAATTTTTCACACTGCATCCCTCTCCAAGCAGTTTACTGCCGCAGCGTTGCTAAAATTATCCCTGGACGGTAAGCTTTCGCTAACCGATGACATCCGGAAATATGTTCCTGAGGTTCCCGCTTTTGGGCATACCATTACGTTGAACCACTTGCTCCATCATACCAGTGGCATCCGGGATCAGTTGGATTTGCAATGGCTGGCGGGCTGGCGTGATGATGATTTGATTACTGAAAACGATATCCTGACTATGTTGACTCGGCAAAAAGCGTTAAACTTTATACCGGGTGAGGAATACGCCTATTGTAATACGGGCTATACTTTAGCAGCAATTGCCGTCAAACGAATTACGGGCATTTCCTTAAGAGACTATGCCGATTCGGTATTCTTTAAGCCGCTGGGCATGAGCCATACGCATTTTCATAGTAATCACTCTGAAATCGTTCCCAACCGGACTTCGGCTTATCGAAGAGACAGGAAAGGCAATTGGAAAATAAGCCTTCCCGTTTTCGATTACTATGGATCAACAAGCCTATTTACGACTGTGGAAGACCTGGCTAAATGGGACGAGAATTTCTATAGTAAGAAAATTGGGGGTGATGCCTTGATAAAATTAATGCGACGTACTGGCGAATTGAATGACGGAACCCCACAGGATTATGCTTCTGGTCTGGTCATCAGCACGTATAAAGGCTATAGAACCGAAGGGCATAGTGGTGCTGATGCCGGTTATCGGTGCAATATGATCAGATTTCCCGATCAACACTTCTCAGTAATTGTATTGGCTAATCTAGCTAACATCAGCGTCAGGTCTCTGACGGACAAAGTCGTCGATATTTTTTTGAAAGATAGCCTTTCTCAACAACCAGTTTTTAAAACCGATAGCACCGTTTTGCGAAATTGGGCAGGTGACTACTTTGATTCCCGAACGCATTCAATCCTAAACGTTAGGGCTAAAGAGGGCAAATTGCTATTGGGCTCTACAGAATTGTTGGCCACTACTAATGCTGAGTTTACGATCCAGTCTTACGAGTTCAAATTTAGCGGGGATTCCATCCATACGAAACTACAGGTTAGCCTGCCAGGCTCGAAGGTTCAGGACTACGACAAGGTAAAACGGATTAACCCGTCGGCGGCAGAACTCCAGGAGTATACGGGAAACTTTTTCAGTTCGGAGCTAAACACGAGCTATAGCTTATCGATAAAAGACGGGTATTTGGTGCTGAAGATGCCCAAAAATGAGATTATAGAACTCGCCCCATTCATAAAAGATGTTTTCGCAGATGGTATTGTGGCTCGCTTCTCCAGAAATAAGAAAAAGGTGATCACTGGTTTTTATCTCACGACCGATCCGGTGCGCAATCTGTATTTTGAGAAAACAGAGGCTAGATAA
- a CDS encoding AAA domain-containing protein → MTYFDDLLDLLKIERAEDRAQYQKLTETTSIAERRANGLAWYPIAIRGSEMSRGDYLTVEIERTTHQDIPHQLRFGIPAVLFSNYDPKADRVEGTITHQSGNRAKITLRTDELPDWSRDGKLGIEVLFDENSYDEMEQALKTAKIQNNKSDNRLIQILTGSKEPTFSSEIPKLTLPRLNPSQVAAVEKIVGANELAIVHGPPGTGKTTTLIQAIKTLVKQDNQKILVVAPSNTAVDLLSEKLHNEGLNVLRIGNPARVSDRLMALTLDHKVSEHSAMREAKKLKKQANEFRTMAHKYKRNFGKAEREQRKALFDEAHRIMKDVANTEQYVIDDLLAKAQVITATLVGANHYTVRHLTYHTAVIDEVGQALEPACWIPILKAQKVVLAGDHCQLPPTIKSAEAARKGLAKTLLEKCVELHPEAVSLLDEQYRMHEHIMGYSSQVFYENKLKAHASVARHSLYDGDTSLVFVDTAGCGFDEKLDGTSSTNPEEAALLMRHLSQQVAELSNHYTIQDFPTIALISPYKQQINILKEQLSQYPDLLAYGTKISVNTIDSFQGQERDIVYISLVRSNTEGDIGFLSDIRRMNVAMTRARKKLVIVGDSATLASLPFYADFITYAEALNTYQSAWEWMG, encoded by the coding sequence ATGACTTATTTTGACGATCTGCTCGACCTGCTAAAGATCGAACGAGCCGAAGACCGCGCCCAATATCAAAAACTCACCGAAACCACGTCCATTGCCGAACGGCGGGCCAACGGCCTGGCCTGGTATCCGATTGCGATTCGGGGCTCCGAAATGAGCCGGGGAGATTACCTGACGGTAGAGATTGAACGCACAACGCATCAGGATATTCCGCATCAGCTCCGGTTTGGGATACCTGCTGTTCTATTCAGCAATTACGATCCGAAAGCCGACCGGGTCGAAGGCACCATAACGCACCAAAGCGGCAACCGCGCCAAGATAACCCTGCGTACCGACGAACTCCCCGACTGGTCGCGGGATGGAAAACTGGGCATCGAAGTACTGTTTGACGAGAATAGCTACGACGAAATGGAGCAGGCGCTGAAAACAGCCAAAATTCAGAACAACAAATCAGACAATCGTCTTATTCAGATTTTGACGGGCAGTAAAGAGCCTACGTTCTCTTCTGAAATTCCGAAGCTGACGCTCCCCCGTTTGAATCCGAGTCAGGTAGCGGCCGTCGAGAAAATAGTGGGTGCCAATGAACTGGCTATTGTACACGGCCCTCCCGGTACCGGAAAAACCACCACCTTGATTCAGGCTATTAAAACGCTGGTCAAACAGGACAACCAGAAAATACTGGTAGTAGCTCCCAGCAACACGGCCGTCGATCTGCTCAGTGAAAAATTGCACAACGAAGGGCTCAATGTACTCCGAATCGGCAACCCGGCCCGCGTATCAGATCGGCTAATGGCCCTCACACTCGATCATAAAGTATCGGAACACAGCGCTATGAGAGAAGCGAAAAAGCTGAAAAAACAGGCGAATGAGTTCCGAACTATGGCCCATAAGTACAAGCGAAATTTTGGCAAAGCCGAGCGCGAACAACGCAAAGCCCTGTTCGACGAAGCACACCGGATCATGAAAGACGTGGCCAACACGGAGCAATATGTCATCGACGATCTGCTTGCCAAAGCGCAGGTAATTACGGCTACACTGGTTGGTGCCAACCACTACACCGTCCGGCATCTAACGTACCATACCGCTGTTATTGATGAAGTTGGTCAGGCCCTCGAACCCGCCTGCTGGATTCCGATCCTGAAAGCGCAGAAAGTAGTGCTGGCCGGTGATCATTGCCAGCTCCCGCCCACCATCAAATCAGCCGAAGCAGCCCGGAAAGGTCTGGCTAAAACCTTACTCGAAAAATGCGTAGAGTTGCATCCCGAAGCGGTATCGCTGCTGGATGAGCAGTACCGGATGCATGAACACATCATGGGCTACTCGTCGCAGGTCTTTTATGAAAACAAGCTAAAAGCCCATGCGTCGGTAGCCCGTCATTCGTTGTACGACGGTGATACCTCGCTGGTGTTTGTGGATACGGCCGGTTGCGGATTCGATGAAAAGCTGGACGGTACCAGTTCGACCAATCCCGAAGAAGCGGCCCTGCTGATGCGGCATCTGAGCCAGCAGGTCGCGGAGTTGAGCAACCATTATACCATACAGGACTTTCCGACCATTGCCCTCATCTCGCCCTACAAACAGCAGATCAACATCCTGAAAGAACAGTTATCACAATACCCTGATCTATTGGCATATGGCACTAAAATTTCGGTAAATACCATCGACAGTTTTCAGGGGCAGGAGCGCGACATTGTCTACATCTCACTGGTTCGCAGCAATACTGAGGGCGACATTGGCTTCCTGTCCGACATTCGCCGGATGAACGTCGCCATGACTCGCGCCCGCAAAAAACTGGTGATTGTTGGCGACAGTGCCACCCTGGCCAGCCTGCCTTTCTACGCCGACTTTATCACCTATGCCGAAGCCTTAAACACCTACCAAAGTGCCTGGGAATGGATGGGGTAA
- a CDS encoding serine hydrolase domain-containing protein, whose protein sequence is MKRLLALLVALGPLLTYAQKGSDSLAQKADKLFSEWNGTGRPGVAVGVVHDGKLIYAKGFGEADVETGAPITPETIFHVASISKEFTAYGIVLLAQEGKLSLDDDIRKYLPEVPDFGQKITIRHLIHHTSGLRDQWALLTMAGWDMSDVITKQHIFNLVRRQRELNFAPGAEYLYCNTGYTLLAEIVARVGKQPFRNWMQQHVFKPLGMTKTLFYDDDERIVKGRAYSFHRSYDPSVGFYKKSVLSYANAGATSLFTTVTDLAHWMANFKNPAVGNAATMKQMLERGQLTNGDSIPYAFALVHGNRKGLAYYGHDGADAGFRANLTYFPKEDYGFIVLSNQAEANTNAKAMQMADLYLASYQQKPTDTPPAPKPPTTETKSDKLTPADYVGRYYSPELEAIYTIRQKGDGLELVHVHHGETSMKLTGDDKFSTNWWFMSTVETVRNPKKAVVGLRVSNGRVRNLWLKRLPDDFDAGK, encoded by the coding sequence ATGAAACGACTCCTTGCCCTGCTAGTGGCGCTAGGGCCCTTGCTTACGTATGCCCAGAAGGGTTCTGATTCGCTGGCCCAAAAGGCTGATAAACTGTTTTCTGAATGGAACGGCACCGGGCGCCCCGGTGTTGCGGTAGGCGTTGTTCATGACGGTAAACTGATTTATGCCAAAGGATTTGGGGAGGCCGATGTGGAAACCGGCGCTCCGATAACTCCAGAAACCATCTTTCATGTAGCATCGATATCAAAAGAGTTTACAGCCTACGGTATTGTCTTGCTGGCACAGGAAGGTAAACTTTCACTCGACGATGATATTCGAAAATACTTGCCCGAAGTGCCTGATTTTGGTCAGAAAATCACGATTCGTCACCTGATTCATCATACTAGTGGTCTGCGCGATCAATGGGCATTGCTGACCATGGCTGGTTGGGATATGAGCGATGTGATTACGAAGCAACATATTTTTAACCTCGTCCGACGTCAGCGGGAGCTGAATTTTGCACCAGGAGCCGAGTACCTTTATTGCAACACGGGCTATACCTTACTGGCCGAAATTGTGGCTCGGGTAGGTAAGCAACCTTTTCGCAACTGGATGCAGCAGCATGTTTTTAAACCCTTAGGTATGACCAAAACGCTATTTTATGACGACGATGAGCGGATCGTAAAGGGCCGGGCTTATTCCTTTCATCGGTCGTATGATCCATCGGTCGGGTTTTACAAGAAAAGTGTGTTGAGCTATGCCAATGCCGGAGCTACCAGTTTATTCACGACCGTTACGGATTTGGCCCACTGGATGGCTAATTTCAAAAATCCGGCCGTTGGCAATGCGGCTACCATGAAACAGATGCTGGAACGGGGGCAACTGACCAATGGCGACAGTATTCCCTATGCCTTTGCCCTCGTACACGGCAACCGAAAAGGGTTGGCTTACTATGGTCACGATGGCGCTGACGCCGGTTTTCGGGCCAACCTTACCTATTTCCCGAAAGAAGATTACGGGTTTATTGTCCTGAGCAATCAGGCCGAAGCGAATACAAATGCCAAGGCGATGCAAATGGCTGACCTGTATTTGGCGTCCTACCAGCAAAAGCCTACCGATACACCACCTGCGCCTAAGCCGCCTACGACGGAGACAAAGTCTGATAAGCTTACGCCTGCCGACTATGTCGGACGCTATTATAGCCCGGAGTTAGAGGCTATCTACACCATCCGTCAGAAGGGCGATGGCCTGGAATTGGTGCATGTACACCACGGCGAAACGTCCATGAAACTGACCGGCGACGATAAATTCTCGACTAATTGGTGGTTTATGTCGACGGTAGAAACCGTGCGTAATCCAAAAAAAGCTGTTGTCGGACTGCGGGTATCGAACGGGCGGGTTCGTAATTTGTGGCTGAAGCGTCTGCCCGATGATTTCGACGCTGGTAAATGA
- a CDS encoding M14 metallopeptidase family protein gives MLENVYLVKQASLLMIGLCLLTGLAGIAQPKPIPKPEETLGFPVGADFKLATYEQALSYFKKLDEASDMLKLVYVGETSEGRPWYFALISSPQNLANIDKYRNIAQRLAHPAGLTDEEAKKLSLEGKPLVHIDGGLHASEVAGAQHTISLAYDMLSKASEPKMKAILDNVILMLWPSLNPDGQTMIGDWYKSNVGTPYEIAPPPFLYQKYVGHDNNRDAYMLNMIESRVVARTWREWEPNIIFVHHQTSPFPTRIWLPPFAEPIAPQTPPIIAREVNMIGMAMAQALESNGQKGATHMGTGFDAWYPGYIDYMPVMQNIPSFWTETALYNYATPHFYTVRDFPQDKKEFRNESLYSSPWPGGWWRISDAIAYMQTASLATLDYAAKYSDVLLYNRYQAGRNTIKKYEQEPPYAYFIPQKQRDPVRPVELLRRLAFHGIRIGQLTKEVQVEGRSYPKGTWVIPMNQEYAELTRQLLDVQSYPDLREFPGGPPEQPYDAAGWTLPLQFELSVLPAMSPLPAEVNNAIQLLGGTAKDWQKDDKKDATPADFIAGIGFDTNPVSAAIKAPEGRLTGSGTVALISPIQNNSFKIIGRTLKSGGAVKFDKESQRYTISGVAKATLEQWVRELGIMAELTTNSSGTTVKPRIALYKPWTASMDAGWTEWVLEQFEVPFVAISNRDMSAADLRDRFDVIVMASDRPQTLKNGFAKGIVPPAYEGGLGESGSAVLAAFVAEGGTLVCLNASCDYAIEALHLPVKNVVAGSPRKDYFTGGSLLEVETDPTHPVMAGMPAKATVFVDGSPVFATLDGFKGQALAKFAPTGSPLRSGYLLGEKYLQGYAASLDVQQGRGHVVLIGFRPQWRGQPLGTYRVLLNSALYGGDLTKGKYGAADFWRSPSKLKEEEKK, from the coding sequence ATGCTGGAAAACGTGTACTTAGTCAAGCAGGCAAGTCTGCTCATGATCGGTTTATGTCTGCTGACGGGGTTGGCAGGCATCGCTCAGCCAAAGCCCATTCCCAAACCCGAGGAAACACTTGGTTTTCCAGTCGGGGCCGATTTTAAGCTGGCTACTTATGAGCAGGCGTTGAGTTATTTCAAAAAGCTCGACGAGGCTAGTGATATGCTCAAACTGGTCTATGTCGGTGAAACCTCCGAAGGTCGTCCCTGGTATTTTGCCCTGATCTCATCGCCCCAGAATCTGGCCAACATCGACAAGTATCGCAACATTGCCCAACGGCTGGCACACCCGGCTGGGCTGACCGATGAGGAAGCGAAAAAACTATCGCTCGAAGGAAAACCTCTGGTGCATATCGATGGGGGTTTGCACGCGTCGGAAGTGGCTGGTGCACAGCATACTATTTCGCTGGCGTATGACATGCTCAGTAAAGCATCGGAGCCTAAAATGAAGGCCATTCTCGACAATGTAATCCTGATGCTGTGGCCATCGCTCAACCCCGACGGGCAAACCATGATTGGCGATTGGTACAAATCGAATGTTGGAACGCCTTACGAGATTGCTCCGCCCCCGTTTTTGTATCAGAAATACGTTGGGCACGACAATAATCGGGATGCCTATATGCTCAACATGATCGAGTCGCGGGTGGTGGCGCGTACGTGGCGCGAATGGGAGCCGAATATCATTTTTGTCCATCACCAGACCTCGCCCTTCCCAACCCGGATCTGGCTACCGCCGTTTGCCGAACCCATTGCTCCTCAAACTCCGCCGATCATTGCCCGTGAGGTGAACATGATTGGCATGGCAATGGCCCAGGCCCTCGAAAGTAACGGCCAGAAAGGCGCTACGCACATGGGAACGGGTTTCGATGCCTGGTATCCGGGCTATATCGACTATATGCCGGTAATGCAGAACATCCCGTCGTTCTGGACCGAAACGGCCTTGTATAATTATGCTACACCGCATTTTTATACTGTTCGGGATTTCCCCCAGGACAAAAAAGAGTTCCGAAACGAGTCGTTGTATTCGAGTCCATGGCCTGGGGGCTGGTGGCGAATCAGCGATGCCATCGCGTATATGCAAACCGCGTCACTAGCTACCCTCGATTATGCCGCCAAATACAGCGATGTACTGCTCTACAATCGCTACCAGGCCGGTCGGAACACCATCAAAAAATATGAACAGGAACCGCCCTACGCCTATTTCATCCCGCAAAAACAACGTGACCCTGTGCGGCCCGTTGAACTGCTGCGCCGACTGGCTTTTCATGGCATTCGGATTGGACAACTGACGAAAGAGGTTCAGGTTGAGGGCCGTAGTTATCCGAAAGGAACCTGGGTGATTCCGATGAATCAGGAATATGCCGAACTGACCCGACAACTGCTCGATGTGCAGTCGTACCCGGATTTGCGGGAGTTTCCGGGCGGGCCACCCGAACAACCATATGATGCGGCCGGCTGGACGCTTCCCCTACAGTTTGAACTCAGTGTGTTACCCGCTATGAGTCCGTTACCCGCTGAGGTGAACAATGCAATTCAGCTATTGGGTGGAACAGCAAAGGATTGGCAGAAGGATGATAAAAAAGATGCAACTCCTGCCGACTTTATCGCCGGAATTGGTTTTGATACAAATCCGGTTTCGGCAGCTATCAAAGCGCCTGAGGGCCGATTGACGGGTTCGGGAACGGTGGCGCTCATTAGCCCAATACAAAATAATTCATTCAAAATTATTGGCCGGACACTGAAATCGGGCGGGGCGGTGAAATTCGACAAAGAAAGTCAGCGCTATACCATTAGCGGTGTCGCTAAAGCTACGCTGGAACAATGGGTCAGAGAACTGGGTATCATGGCCGAACTGACAACAAATTCGTCAGGAACGACTGTAAAACCTCGTATTGCACTCTATAAACCCTGGACGGCCAGTATGGATGCCGGTTGGACCGAGTGGGTGCTGGAACAGTTTGAGGTACCATTTGTGGCCATCAGCAATCGTGATATGTCGGCGGCTGACCTACGCGATCGGTTCGATGTGATCGTGATGGCATCCGACCGGCCACAAACCCTTAAAAATGGCTTTGCCAAAGGCATTGTACCGCCTGCTTACGAAGGTGGTTTGGGAGAATCAGGCAGTGCAGTATTGGCTGCTTTTGTTGCTGAGGGTGGTACATTGGTCTGCCTGAACGCCAGTTGTGATTACGCCATCGAGGCTCTTCATCTGCCCGTTAAAAATGTGGTGGCAGGTAGTCCGCGAAAAGACTATTTTACCGGCGGATCGTTGCTCGAAGTCGAAACCGACCCGACACATCCGGTTATGGCCGGAATGCCCGCCAAAGCCACTGTGTTTGTAGACGGAAGTCCGGTATTTGCCACGCTGGACGGATTTAAAGGGCAGGCACTGGCCAAATTTGCGCCAACAGGTTCGCCACTACGGTCGGGCTATTTGCTGGGCGAAAAATACCTGCAGGGCTATGCCGCTTCGTTGGATGTACAGCAGGGGCGAGGGCACGTTGTCTTGATAGGTTTTCGTCCACAATGGCGTGGGCAACCGCTGGGCACCTATCGGGTGTTGTTAAATTCGGCTTTGTATGGTGGCGACCTTACAAAAGGGAAATACGGTGCTGCTGATTTTTGGAGATCACCTTCAAAATTGAAAGAGGAAGAGAAGAAATAA
- a CDS encoding DinB family protein, with the protein MTTKLPFRLVLAFVGFLMTLTSVQATKPMTTIAQLTADWQRAKEFTKEYLDTMPEDGMGFKPVPEIRSFAEQMLHLAAANYNFAALVSGKANPMQGKKMEEMSEFKTKEGLTKAVMDSYDFMLDAVKGLTDAQLAETIKMGPREMTREVALSKAFEHQTHHRGQATIYIRTKGIKPPNEKLF; encoded by the coding sequence ATGACTACTAAGCTACCTTTTCGGCTGGTATTGGCCTTCGTTGGTTTCCTGATGACGCTGACGTCTGTTCAGGCCACGAAGCCTATGACAACCATTGCCCAGCTAACCGCCGATTGGCAACGGGCTAAAGAGTTTACGAAGGAGTATCTCGATACGATGCCTGAAGATGGCATGGGCTTCAAACCCGTTCCAGAGATTCGTAGTTTTGCTGAGCAAATGCTCCATCTGGCGGCTGCCAACTACAACTTTGCGGCACTGGTGAGTGGCAAAGCCAATCCGATGCAGGGGAAAAAGATGGAAGAAATGAGCGAGTTTAAAACGAAAGAGGGGCTTACCAAAGCGGTAATGGACAGCTACGATTTTATGCTTGATGCGGTTAAAGGGTTAACCGATGCCCAATTGGCCGAAACCATAAAGATGGGTCCTCGGGAAATGACCCGCGAAGTAGCGCTGTCGAAAGCGTTTGAGCACCAGACGCACCATCGGGGACAGGCAACTATCTATATTCGCACAAAAGGCATTAAACCGCCTAACGAAAAATTATTTTAA